The sequence below is a genomic window from Sneathiella marina.
GGGAAATGCAGGGGCATCTGGAAAATGGCGACAATCTTATTCTGTTTCCTGAAGGAACCTCGTCCAACGGTATCATCCTGCAACCGTTCAAAAGCTCCTATCTGGCGTTGGCGGAGCGGGAAATCGAAGGTCGGCATTTACCGGTACAGCCGGTGACCATCGCCTATAGCCGCCACCGGAACATGTCACTGACACGGGGTAACATGAGCGTTGTTGCCTGGGTCGGCGACGAAGAACTGCTCGCCCATGTCTGGGCTTTTCTTCGAACCGGGAAAGTGACGGCGGAACTTCGGTTTCATAAACCCGTGACCATCGACGACTATGATTCTCGAAAAACCCTCGCAAGTGATTGTCAATTGACCATTGCCATGGGGTTAAGCCGGGCCTTGACCGGCCGGACAGAAGCTGAATAACCAAGGCTTTCTCTACATTTTGGGTGGAAAATCAGTGAATGCTGGCGAAAGCAGCTTTTTCTTCTATTTTTTGCATATTACTGATAAATTATTCATGATATTGACTTCTTTTTTATGTAAGGATCATGTTCGATATAATCCGTCAGGTCAGTGAGGAAAAGTGACCAAAAAACTTTATATTTCGACATATGGCTGCCAGATGAATGTTTATGATTCCGCCCGGATGGCGGATATCATGGCGCCGCTGGGCTATTCCCTGACTGAAAAACCGGAAGGCGCCGATATGGCGATCCTGAATACCTGTCATATTCGGGAAAAAGCCTCCGAAAAAACCTTCTCCGAGTTGGGGCGCTTACGCAATATGAGGTCCAAAAAGCTGGACCGGGACGATGGCGACATGGTTATTGCTGTCGCCGGTTGCGTCGCCCAGGCCGAAGGCGCCGAAATCATGAAACGCGCCCCGTATGTGAATATGGTTTTTGGGCCGCAGTCCTACCATCTGCTCCCGCAAATGGTGGCTCAGGCCTCCCGCGGGGCCGGACATATTCTGGAAACAGATTTTCCGGTTGATGCAAAATTTGATCATTTGCCGAGCGAAGCAATCGATACAAATCTCAGCGCCTTTTTGACCGTTCAGGAAGGCTGCGATAAATTTTGCGCCTTCTGCGTCGTCCCTTACACACGCGGCGCGGAATTTTCACGCCCGGTTGCGCATATCGTGGCGGAAGCAAAACGCATGATTGCCGGGGGTACGCAGGAAATAACGCTCCTTGGCCAGAATGTGAACGCCTATCATGGTACGCTTGAAAGCGGCGCCTCCGCCACTCTCGCCGAGCTGATTTACCGGCTTGCTGAATTGGATGGGCTTAAGCGCTTGCGCTACACAACCTCCCATCCGTTGGAAATGAGTGAGGATCTGCTGCGGGCGCATCGGGATGTTGATGTTCTTATGCCGTATCTGCATTTACCCGTGCAAGCCGGTTCCGACCGGATACTGGACGCCATGAATCGGCGACACACCGCACAGGAATACCGGGCAATTATTGATAAACTTCGAGACTACAGGCCGGATCTGGCCCTGTCCGGTGATTTTATCGTTGGCTTCCCCGGCGAGAGCGACAAGGATTTTGAAGATACATTGCAACTGGTTCGCGATGTGGATTATGCGCAAGCCTACAGCTTCAAATATAGCCCGCGTCCGGGAACGCCCGCCGCCGGGCTGGACGGCCAGATGATACCCGAAGATGTGAAGTCGGAGCGACTGGCCGAGCTCCAACGATTGCTAAACGCGCAACAGCTTGCCTATAATCAGTCGTTTGTCGGGCGGGAAATCAAGGTTCTTCTGGAACGCGAGGGGAAACGCGACGGCCAATTGGTCGGCCGAAGCCCCTATATGCAATCCGTTTTTGTACCATCCCCGTCTCATCGGATCGGGCGTATTGCGACTGTCATTGTCCAAGAGGGAAATGCGAACTCTCTGCGCGGCGAACTTAAACCTGGTAATGTCGCAGATGCGGCGTAGGAACAAACGTGCCTAAAAATCAATCGAGTACTAACACCGTCGCGGCAAAATCAGACACAACAATATTAGAATTTGATGACAATCATCTGCTTGCGCAGCTGGTTGGTGAGCATGATCGATATCTTGCCCGCATTGAACAGGCTCTTGAAGTTTCCGTCACAACGCGCGGGAATAAAATGGCGGTATCCGGATCCAAATCTGCGAAAGCTGCCACCAAGAAAG
It includes:
- a CDS encoding lysophospholipid acyltransferase family protein, producing the protein MTILKSICIIIAVFLWTGLLAPFQILVLLFFKKHRYKIPQIYHAGLCRLLQVEVIVSGEISQLRPTLFVLNHISWLDIPVVGKVIPGNFVAKTDVENYPLVGAVSKLQETIFIERTRPSIMGHKGEMQGHLENGDNLILFPEGTSSNGIILQPFKSSYLALAEREIEGRHLPVQPVTIAYSRHRNMSLTRGNMSVVAWVGDEELLAHVWAFLRTGKVTAELRFHKPVTIDDYDSRKTLASDCQLTIAMGLSRALTGRTEAE
- the miaB gene encoding tRNA (N6-isopentenyl adenosine(37)-C2)-methylthiotransferase MiaB; the protein is MTKKLYISTYGCQMNVYDSARMADIMAPLGYSLTEKPEGADMAILNTCHIREKASEKTFSELGRLRNMRSKKLDRDDGDMVIAVAGCVAQAEGAEIMKRAPYVNMVFGPQSYHLLPQMVAQASRGAGHILETDFPVDAKFDHLPSEAIDTNLSAFLTVQEGCDKFCAFCVVPYTRGAEFSRPVAHIVAEAKRMIAGGTQEITLLGQNVNAYHGTLESGASATLAELIYRLAELDGLKRLRYTTSHPLEMSEDLLRAHRDVDVLMPYLHLPVQAGSDRILDAMNRRHTAQEYRAIIDKLRDYRPDLALSGDFIVGFPGESDKDFEDTLQLVRDVDYAQAYSFKYSPRPGTPAAGLDGQMIPEDVKSERLAELQRLLNAQQLAYNQSFVGREIKVLLEREGKRDGQLVGRSPYMQSVFVPSPSHRIGRIATVIVQEGNANSLRGELKPGNVADAA